One genomic region from Spirosoma sp. KCTC 42546 encodes:
- a CDS encoding glycoside hydrolase N-terminal domain-containing protein, with protein sequence MKTLFSLLTAVLFAVPAFAQSPVPLKLWYDKPANTVWTDALPVGNGRLGAMVYGNVANETIQLNESTVWTGSPNRNDNPDALASLPEIRQLVFAGKQREAQKLAEQTMQSKKSNGQMYQPVGNLRLHFPGHETYTNYYRELDIENAIATTTYTVNGVNYTRNVFASVPAQTILVRLSADKTGMISFTAGLSTLQKNAIIATQKNGLVINGMTAGHEGVDGKVRFNGIAHIQTEGGTLSITDSTLQVRQANSALITISIATNYVNYHDLSADAIKRSEKYLAAATKQPYLQVLNEHIRAYQTYFNRVKIDLGSTDAIRKPTDVRLKEFAKANDPQLVSLYYQFGRYLLISSSQPDATLHTGDGLHTQPATLQGLWNDRMDPPWDSKYTININTQMNYWPAEKTNLSEMHEPLLQMVRELAETGPETARVMYGARGWMAHHNTDLWRITGPVDAIYWGVWSMGGAWLSQHLWERYLYSGDKKYLASIYPILKGAATFFVDDLVEDPKRKYLVINPGTSPENAPDFRKGVSFDAGCTMDNQIVYDMLTVAMRAARTLNKDDRFVDTLLAVRQRLPPMQIGQHGQLQEWIEDLDDPKDKHRHISHLYGLFPSQQISPYRNPDLFSAARTTLIQRGDISTGWSMGWKVNWWARMQDGNHAYKLIQNQLTPVGLNEGGGGTYNNLFDAHAPFQIDGNFGCTSGITEMLMQSHEGAIHLLPALPDGWRNGHISGIRARGGFEIVSLEWKDGKVAKVVIKSNLGGNCRLRLPNSLRADGLEVALAQGPNPNPLYAIDGIPKPLISPKATAIQPVVIAETQLVEFDTQAGKSYTLVNAGTGGNK encoded by the coding sequence ATGAAGACGTTATTCTCCCTACTCACAGCCGTACTCTTCGCCGTTCCGGCCTTTGCTCAAAGCCCAGTTCCATTAAAATTATGGTATGATAAACCCGCCAATACCGTCTGGACCGATGCCCTGCCCGTTGGTAATGGCCGATTGGGTGCTATGGTTTACGGCAACGTAGCCAATGAGACGATTCAATTAAATGAAAGCACGGTCTGGACAGGCAGTCCCAACCGCAACGATAACCCCGATGCCTTGGCTTCCCTGCCCGAAATCAGGCAGTTAGTCTTCGCCGGAAAACAGCGGGAAGCGCAGAAACTGGCCGAACAGACGATGCAGTCAAAAAAATCGAACGGGCAGATGTATCAGCCTGTGGGTAATTTACGGTTGCACTTTCCCGGTCACGAAACCTATACTAACTATTACCGTGAACTAGATATTGAGAACGCCATAGCAACAACTACCTATACGGTTAATGGCGTAAACTACACCCGTAATGTGTTTGCCTCTGTGCCGGCTCAAACAATCCTGGTTCGGCTGTCGGCAGATAAAACCGGAATGATTTCGTTTACGGCGGGCTTATCGACTTTGCAGAAAAATGCGATTATCGCCACTCAAAAAAACGGGCTGGTCATCAATGGCATGACGGCAGGCCATGAAGGTGTGGACGGAAAGGTTCGATTCAACGGCATTGCGCATATCCAAACCGAAGGCGGTACCTTATCAATCACCGATTCGACCCTTCAGGTTCGACAGGCGAACTCGGCCCTGATCACGATTTCCATCGCCACTAATTACGTGAACTATCACGATCTGAGCGCTGATGCCATTAAACGGTCTGAAAAATACCTGGCTGCTGCCACAAAACAGCCCTATCTGCAAGTACTGAACGAACATATACGTGCCTACCAAACGTATTTCAACCGGGTAAAAATCGATCTCGGCAGCACAGATGCGATTCGTAAACCTACGGATGTACGGCTGAAGGAATTTGCCAAGGCCAACGATCCGCAACTGGTAAGCCTGTATTATCAGTTTGGTCGGTATTTACTCATTTCATCCTCACAGCCTGATGCCACCCTGCATACCGGCGACGGCTTACATACGCAACCCGCTACGCTGCAAGGGCTCTGGAACGACCGCATGGACCCGCCCTGGGACAGTAAGTACACCATCAATATCAACACCCAGATGAATTACTGGCCTGCCGAAAAAACCAACCTGAGCGAGATGCACGAGCCTTTGTTGCAGATGGTCCGGGAGCTTGCCGAAACAGGACCGGAAACCGCACGAGTCATGTATGGAGCCAGAGGTTGGATGGCCCACCACAATACGGATTTATGGCGAATTACCGGCCCGGTCGATGCCATTTACTGGGGCGTATGGAGCATGGGCGGAGCCTGGCTTTCGCAACACTTATGGGAGCGGTATCTGTATTCCGGCGATAAAAAATACCTGGCATCAATCTATCCGATTTTGAAAGGTGCTGCCACCTTTTTTGTCGATGATCTGGTAGAAGATCCCAAACGCAAGTACCTGGTCATCAACCCTGGCACGTCGCCTGAAAATGCGCCGGATTTCCGAAAAGGGGTTTCATTCGATGCGGGCTGCACAATGGACAATCAGATTGTATACGATATGCTGACAGTAGCCATGCGGGCCGCCCGGACATTGAACAAGGATGACCGATTTGTTGACACCTTACTTGCCGTTCGGCAGCGGCTCCCGCCCATGCAAATAGGTCAGCATGGCCAGTTGCAGGAATGGATTGAGGATTTAGACGACCCAAAGGACAAACATCGGCACATTTCTCACCTCTACGGCCTATTCCCTTCGCAGCAGATTTCTCCCTACCGAAACCCGGACTTATTCAGTGCGGCCCGAACAACGCTTATCCAGCGCGGGGATATTTCGACCGGCTGGAGCATGGGCTGGAAAGTAAACTGGTGGGCACGGATGCAGGATGGTAATCATGCTTACAAACTAATTCAGAACCAGCTTACGCCCGTTGGCCTCAACGAAGGCGGAGGTGGTACGTACAACAACCTGTTCGATGCCCATGCGCCTTTTCAGATCGACGGTAATTTTGGCTGCACATCAGGCATTACCGAAATGCTGATGCAAAGTCACGAAGGTGCCATTCATCTCCTCCCCGCCTTGCCTGACGGCTGGAGAAATGGCCATATTTCGGGAATTAGAGCGCGGGGGGGATTCGAGATTGTCTCACTGGAATGGAAAGATGGCAAAGTGGCTAAAGTGGTTATCAAGTCAAATCTGGGTGGTAACTGTCGCCTGCGTTTGCCTAACTCTCTACGTGCAGATGGCCTTGAAGTTGCTCTGGCGCAGGGGCCTAACCCAAATCCACTCTACGCCATTGATGGCATTCCCAAACCGCTGATTTCACCCAAAGCAACGGCGATTCAACCCGTTGTTATTGCCGAAACTCAGTTGGTTGAATTCGATACGCAAGCCGGGAAAAGTTATACGTTGGTGAATGCAGGTACTGGCGGCAATAAATAA
- a CDS encoding LLM class flavin-dependent oxidoreductase, giving the protein MELGISSFGDVRPDGVAGKAVNAHQRMQELLEEIKLADEVGLDVFALGEHHRPDFVISAPEVILAAAASITKTIKLSSAVTVLSSADPVRTFQNFATLDLISNGRAEIMAGRGSFIESFPLFGYDLRDYDELFTEKLDLLVTINQHEVVDWVGKHRASIQHLGVYPRPYQESIPIWLAVGGTPASAVRAGTMDLPMTVAILGGPPDRFVSFVNLYRQAAQRAGHDVSKLQLAINSHFYMSDESQQASDEFFPTYALLMNRVGKERGWSPITRDQFEYGREYGPLMVGSPQQLIDKILYFHELFGNTRYLAQMISGPDLSHTKMLHAIELFGTKVAPEVRKALAQKTTIDR; this is encoded by the coding sequence ATGGAATTAGGAATCAGTAGTTTTGGCGATGTCAGGCCGGATGGCGTAGCCGGTAAAGCGGTGAATGCGCATCAGCGTATGCAGGAGCTTCTCGAAGAAATAAAATTGGCCGATGAAGTTGGTCTGGATGTCTTTGCCCTGGGGGAACACCACCGCCCCGATTTTGTTATTTCCGCTCCCGAAGTGATTCTGGCCGCTGCGGCTTCGATCACCAAAACAATAAAGCTTTCCAGCGCCGTTACGGTACTAAGTTCTGCCGATCCGGTCAGGACATTTCAGAACTTTGCCACGCTGGATCTTATTTCGAATGGACGGGCCGAAATTATGGCTGGGCGCGGGTCATTCATTGAATCCTTCCCGTTATTTGGCTATGATTTACGGGATTATGACGAGCTGTTCACCGAAAAACTGGATCTGCTGGTTACTATCAATCAGCACGAAGTTGTCGACTGGGTCGGTAAACATAGGGCTTCCATACAGCATCTGGGCGTTTATCCTCGCCCTTATCAGGAGTCGATACCCATATGGCTGGCGGTAGGCGGTACACCTGCATCGGCCGTTCGGGCTGGCACCATGGATCTACCCATGACCGTAGCTATTCTGGGCGGCCCGCCAGACCGGTTCGTTTCGTTTGTCAACCTATATCGGCAGGCGGCTCAACGAGCAGGGCATGATGTGAGCAAACTTCAACTGGCCATCAATTCTCATTTTTATATGTCCGACGAATCGCAACAGGCTTCGGACGAGTTTTTCCCGACTTATGCTCTGCTGATGAATCGGGTTGGAAAAGAACGCGGCTGGTCACCCATTACCAGAGATCAGTTTGAGTACGGTCGCGAATACGGGCCACTGATGGTGGGCAGCCCTCAGCAACTTATTGACAAGATTCTGTACTTTCATGAATTGTTCGGCAATACCCGTTATCTGGCTCAGATGATCAGTGGACCCGATCTCTCGCATACCAAAATGCTCCACGCCATCGAACTATTCGGCACCAAAGTAGCGCCCGAGGTTCGGAAGGCACTGGCGCAGAAAACAACGATAGACCGCTGA
- a CDS encoding S9 family peptidase: MLKTVLLYSLLYGVALPLLAQKHPLPDPLILNNGKRVTSANEWRSQRRPELLERFANEMYGHSPSKPSGMTFEVFDTDPKALRGKATRKQVAVYFNGKHEGPRMDVLIYIPNQVKGPVPAIVGLNFWGNHSINSDPGIRISPSWMESNRGNPYIDVSCVVNHRSTEACRGINARQWPIDSILERGYALVTAYREDIASDEPATKFTTGVHTLYPELQNRGDNFGTVAAWAWGLSRIMDYVQTDKRIDAKRVAVFGWSRLGKAALWAGVTDERFALVISHESGAGGAKLFHRGVGENIRRLCTVFPHWYAGNFKKYMDQDTLLPFDQHLVISLVAPRPVYIASAEQDKGSDPEGEFDGAKAASAVYQFLGTTGLPTAQLPPLQQSVQGQIGYHIRPGGHDVTNYDWAQYLDFMDKHIKK, from the coding sequence ATGCTAAAAACAGTCCTTCTCTATTCTCTGCTTTATGGGGTAGCCCTGCCCCTGCTTGCCCAGAAGCACCCGTTGCCCGATCCACTGATTCTCAATAATGGCAAACGGGTAACCAGTGCGAACGAATGGCGATCTCAACGACGACCGGAATTACTGGAACGCTTTGCGAATGAGATGTATGGGCACTCGCCCAGTAAACCATCGGGTATGACGTTCGAGGTATTTGATACGGACCCAAAAGCACTGAGAGGAAAAGCAACGCGGAAACAGGTGGCCGTCTATTTTAATGGAAAGCATGAAGGTCCCCGAATGGATGTGTTGATCTACATTCCCAATCAGGTGAAAGGGCCCGTTCCAGCCATCGTCGGGTTGAATTTTTGGGGTAACCACAGCATTAATTCCGATCCCGGCATTCGCATTTCGCCAAGCTGGATGGAGTCGAACCGGGGGAATCCGTACATTGATGTTTCCTGTGTAGTCAACCACCGATCAACCGAAGCCTGCCGGGGCATCAATGCTCGCCAATGGCCCATCGACAGTATTTTGGAACGGGGATATGCGCTCGTGACCGCTTACCGGGAAGACATTGCGTCTGATGAACCGGCCACGAAGTTCACAACGGGCGTTCATACGCTGTACCCTGAACTCCAGAATCGGGGGGATAATTTTGGAACGGTTGCCGCCTGGGCGTGGGGCTTGAGTCGGATTATGGATTATGTGCAAACCGATAAACGTATTGATGCCAAACGGGTCGCCGTCTTTGGCTGGTCGCGACTGGGCAAAGCGGCTCTTTGGGCAGGCGTTACCGATGAACGGTTTGCACTGGTTATCAGCCATGAATCGGGGGCAGGCGGTGCCAAACTGTTCCATCGGGGCGTAGGCGAAAACATCCGGCGGCTCTGCACGGTATTTCCGCACTGGTACGCGGGTAATTTCAAAAAGTACATGGATCAGGATACGCTTCTCCCTTTCGACCAGCACCTGGTAATCTCCCTGGTTGCTCCTCGACCGGTCTATATTGCCAGTGCCGAGCAGGACAAAGGCTCTGACCCGGAAGGCGAATTTGACGGTGCGAAAGCCGCCAGTGCAGTCTACCAATTTCTAGGAACGACAGGATTACCAACGGCTCAATTACCGCCTTTACAACAGTCTGTGCAAGGGCAAATCGGTTATCATATCCGTCCCGGTGGTCATGACGTTACCAACTACGACTGGGCACAGTACTTAGACTTTATGGATAAACATATCAAAAAGTAA
- a CDS encoding alpha/beta hydrolase family protein — protein sequence MNALRTFLIISLLSLASLSHAAKIDTVSTYSPSMKKTIKAVIMTPDSYTLGSELPVVYLLHGYSGNYSDWAKKAPNLAQSVDAQQLIIVCPDGNYGSWYFDSPADPSFKYETYVASELVSWVDTHYKTIKNRQARAITGLSMGGHGALYLAFRHQDVFGAAGSMSGGVDIRPFPNNWDMAKRLGPYAQFPERWEQNTVINLLHLLTPGALSLIVDCGTDDFFFRVNNNLHDKLLERNIAHDYITRPGAHNWNYWANAVTYQLLFMRQYFDKQKRE from the coding sequence ATGAATGCCCTTCGTACATTCCTCATCATTAGTCTTTTATCACTAGCCAGCCTTAGCCACGCAGCTAAGATCGATACGGTGTCTACTTATAGCCCGTCGATGAAAAAGACGATTAAAGCCGTCATCATGACCCCGGATTCATACACGCTTGGCAGCGAGCTCCCAGTGGTTTATCTGCTACATGGATACAGTGGCAATTACAGCGACTGGGCGAAAAAAGCACCAAATCTGGCACAGAGTGTTGATGCGCAGCAACTTATCATTGTCTGCCCCGATGGAAATTATGGCAGTTGGTATTTCGATAGCCCCGCTGATCCTTCGTTTAAGTACGAGACTTATGTAGCCAGTGAGTTGGTGTCGTGGGTAGACACCCATTACAAAACCATTAAAAACCGGCAGGCGCGCGCCATTACGGGACTGAGTATGGGTGGCCACGGGGCTTTATACCTGGCGTTCCGGCATCAGGATGTATTCGGAGCTGCGGGCAGCATGAGTGGTGGCGTCGATATTCGCCCGTTTCCGAATAACTGGGACATGGCCAAACGATTGGGTCCCTATGCCCAGTTTCCCGAACGATGGGAGCAAAATACGGTTATTAATCTGCTCCATTTGCTCACACCGGGAGCTCTGTCGCTAATCGTTGACTGTGGCACCGACGATTTTTTCTTCCGGGTCAATAACAACCTCCACGACAAATTATTGGAGCGCAATATTGCCCACGACTACATCACCCGCCCCGGCGCTCATAACTGGAATTACTGGGCCAATGCGGTAACGTATCAATTGCTATTTATGCGGCAGTATTTCGACAAACAGAAACGGGAGTAG
- a CDS encoding SGNH/GDSL hydrolase family protein encodes MERYKPSINRFILVCYLLISAAFAWAQTTAPFPKDTRRILFLGNSITYAGTYVTAIEAYFIAHYPTQSFEFINVGLPSETVSGLSEPNHADGRFPRPDLHERLARVLEQTKPDVVFACYGMNDGIYLPLDEARFRPYREGQKWLHTELEKIGTKRIIFLTPPVHDDKNMGTQGYNLTLDKYAEWLLAQRDSLKWEVADIHFPMKRYLEEKRKIDPSFKLANDGVHPGDEGHWLMAQAVLNYLGENVATAPDIRTTLLVNPHGEDILKLVSERQAIMKDAWLSATGHKRPEMRQGIPLTEAQKRYDELEEKIRSVVK; translated from the coding sequence ATGGAACGATACAAACCATCTATAAACCGCTTTATCCTAGTCTGTTACCTGCTCATTTCAGCCGCCTTTGCATGGGCACAAACCACTGCGCCTTTCCCGAAAGATACCAGGCGTATCCTGTTCCTGGGGAATAGCATTACGTATGCGGGTACGTATGTCACAGCTATTGAGGCTTATTTTATTGCCCACTATCCAACCCAATCCTTCGAATTCATCAATGTTGGTCTGCCAAGCGAAACGGTCTCCGGCCTGAGTGAACCGAATCATGCCGATGGCCGATTCCCCCGCCCTGATCTGCACGAACGGCTGGCCAGAGTACTGGAACAAACCAAGCCCGATGTCGTTTTTGCCTGCTATGGCATGAACGATGGCATTTATCTCCCACTTGATGAAGCGCGCTTCCGTCCTTACCGCGAAGGCCAGAAATGGCTCCATACCGAACTGGAGAAGATAGGCACCAAACGGATTATCTTCCTGACTCCCCCCGTTCACGATGATAAAAATATGGGCACACAAGGATATAACCTGACCCTGGACAAATACGCCGAATGGCTGCTCGCACAACGGGATTCATTAAAATGGGAAGTGGCAGACATTCATTTCCCCATGAAGCGTTATCTGGAAGAAAAGCGAAAGATAGACCCTTCTTTTAAGCTGGCCAACGATGGTGTTCACCCCGGCGACGAAGGCCACTGGCTAATGGCACAAGCGGTATTAAACTACCTCGGCGAGAACGTAGCGACTGCGCCGGATATACGAACTACGCTATTGGTCAACCCTCATGGGGAAGACATCCTGAAGCTGGTAAGCGAACGACAAGCCATTATGAAAGATGCCTGGCTTAGTGCTACAGGCCATAAGCGCCCTGAAATGCGCCAGGGAATTCCACTAACAGAAGCCCAAAAACGTTATGATGAATTGGAGGAAAAAATTCGGTCGGTGGTAAAATAG